A segment of the Thermococcus sp. genome:
ACACGTACTCGCTTGAGAGCCGTTTCTCAGCCGTCACTTCAACCGCACTGTAGTAGCTTGGCACGTAGAGGGAAGGCCCGCGCATGACGACGCTCTCGTCGACCCAGCTGATCTCGCTTATCCCCTTTGGTTTACCCTGCCTCACTATGTCCTCCCAGAGGCGCTTGTTGATTATGCAACCTGGATCGTCTCCAAGGAGGTCAATGGTGTAGTGATAAGCCCTCGCACGGCAACCTCCGCAGATGTTCCTGTAGGGGCAGGTCTTACACTGGCCAGTGAAGTTATCTCTGTCACGGAGTAGGTTGAAGATGTTGCTTTCCTCCCATATCTGTTTGTAGGGCTTCAGGCGGATGTTGCCAACCGGAAGGGGTAGGAAGACACAGGGGACGATAGTTCCGTCCGGCTCGATTCCTGAGTATATCCTCCCGGCGCCGCAACCGCCTATGAACTCGGCGAGCGTTTTGACCGCGTTGTTTTCGCCTATGTAGAAATGCGCTGGAGTGACGTTCTTGCCCTGGCTCTCTAGTAAAGTAACCCTTGCGTACTGCGGGGCCGTCGTTAGGAGTTCCAGCTTGCGCTTCTTCATCTGGTGGTAGACCTGTTTCATAAACTCCTCGCGTTCCTCCGGTGAAAGGTCGACTTTGAGCATGTCTTCGGCCCTTCCAGTGGGGACGAGGTTGAAGAAGATGACGCGTCTGACGCCTATGCTCTCGGCCAAGTCAAGGAGGTCATCGATCTCGCCATAAGTGTCCTTGTCCATCACAACCGCCATGCCGTGACTTATCCCTAGATTAACGGCGTTCTCAAGGGCCTTCGTCGCGTGCTCCCATGCCCCTGGGATACCGCGGAACTCGTCGTGCTTCTCAGGCTTTGCCGAATCAACGCTCACCTCGACGTACTTAATGCCGGCATCAACGGCCTTCTTAAGGTTCTCCATGTCCGCGAAGGTCCAGCCGTTTGTTGCCACGGAGGTGTGTATCCCCCTGCTCGACAGCTCCTTGACTATCCTGAGGAAATCTGGGTGGATGGTTGGCTCACCACCGCTTATTGCCACGGCAGCAACTCCGGCCCTGTCTAACTGGTTAACGAGATCCAGCTTTTCCTCGAGGGAGAGCTCGCTTGGCAGGGGTTTATCCGCCCTCTGATAGCAGTGCTTGCAGTGGAAGTTGCACATGTTGGTGAAGTTCCAGACGACGAGGAACGGCCCGGCAAGCTTCTGCGGAACGGTTATACCATACTTTGCTATTCCCTCAAGGACAACCCAGATACCGCGCCTTATGTGCGGGTCTCTGAGGAGGGCCTCCTTAACGGCTTCCTCATCGCCATGGGCCAGTTTTATACCGAGCTTGAGGAGAAGCTTTAGGGTTTCCGCCTGGAAACGTATCATCATTGGCTCGTTGAGGCTTTCCCCGGCGTAAACGCTGAGCGCCCAGTACAAAGCCGGTAGATCCCTGCCGTTTACCTCGTAGCGCTTGAGCATCGGTCTTAAGAGCGCCCTTGAGAGTGGGTTTCCAAGGATGAGTTTGAAGGCAGTTAGCGCCGTTGATAAATGGTTCCCACCGCCTTCTTCGTTTTCCTTTTTCTGAGAAGGAGGTGAATTCATAGCCTTTGGGAAGGGGTCCTGCATGACATCGGCGAGAGAGTCAATATCCTTATCAGTCCATCCGTCCATTTCCACCACCTTTATCATCTATGTCGCGAATCCATTTAACCATATTGTTATTTACCCCATAATACATTTAAACTTTTCGGTTGTGTCAGATATATCAACCAATACTGACATATCCGACATAACCGAAAGTGTTAAGTACTAGTAGGGCATAGTATACGGTAATGAAGGGGGTAGATGATTTCGGCAAGACTGGTTTCATTGGCACTGATAGAGATGCCCTTCGGTGGGAGTTTATGGACCCCTGGGGGTGATATCACTAATGGGCGCCACAAAGCTCAAAACCCTTTTAAGTTTTGTTTTTTCCGGTTTTCAGGAGGGAGTGAATCTTGGGGGTGACACCAATGCCGTCAAAGGGGGATTCAAAGAAGTTCATCCACATCGTTACCCAGCTTATGAACCGGTGGGGCTACAGCCACACTGACGGGAAGGTCTACGCACACCTCCTGCTCAAGGATAAACCAACTACCATAGCAGAGCTTGCAGAGGAGACGGGACTTAGCAGGTCCTCGATTTCAACGGCACTATCCCGGCTGGGCAGGGATTACATAGTAACGTACAGGAAGGAGGGGAAGACAAAGTATTTCTCGGCGGTTCCGGCTTTTCTGGAGAAGTTCCTCCAACAACCAAGGGAAATCTTAGAACACGATATAACCCCGCTGGAAGGGATTGTAAAAAGGTTCATGGAGGCATCACCCGAGGGAGAGGATCACTTCAGGGCTATAATGGAGGATCTCCAGCGACTGGAGTGCGTTTTGAAAAATGTGATAGAACTCGAAGAAAGGGGAATGGATTGTATTTAATGACCCCTTTCAAACACTATTCTCACGAGGATAAATGCCCATATCACCAACAGGGGCCACATGAGGATGAAGCCGAAGTGCTTCATCAGGCTGAGTCCAAAGACGCTCCCTATATCGAGGGTGGCGTTTGTGAAGGCCCCCAGAGGAAACACGAACGCCCACCAGACACCGCTGTAGGGAAGGCTCAGGTTTCTGATGTAATGTAACGTCAGCGCGGTGGCCATGACAAGCCACCAGAATCCAAGACCCCATACAAAGAAGGCGAACACCATAAAAGGCTCCTCTGGGATTGGTATCGTTGAGTTTCTTATGAGAGCGAAGAGGGCGGTTATGCTCGCCCCTATCGGTCCCAGATTCATCCATATAAGTGGGGCCATCTGGGGTGGCATGAGTTCGTGCCTTATGAATCGAAGCGTAACCACCGCGTAAAGCACTAGGTAGAGGAAGAACCCCGCACCCCAGCCGAGGTAGTTAACCGCGATCACGAACTGGCTGGTGTAGCCGGACGTTGTTTTCATAAAAATCGATCCGAATGGGAGAATAACGAGGGCAACGGGGGGATGTACCAGGCGGGAGAAAGGTGTCTCAGGTCAACCTCACCCGCTATGAAGACCTCGTAGGACATCCAGAAGGCGAAGATGATGGTGAGGACAATCCCCCAGAGCCAGAGGTACCATGCCGCTGTCAGGTCGTGCAGGGTCATTATTAACTGGGCCGCCAGAACAACGGTCGCCGCTCCGATGGTTCCGTAGAAGTGTCCCTTTGAGGGATGCCTAAGATCCTCAAGGGCCTCTTTTCTGTAAAGAACCCACCTCAACAACCACGGGATGAGGAGGATGAGGTAGAGAGCAGCGTTGAGATACGTCAGCGCTATACCCAAATCCTTCAGGGGGCTCCAGTAGAATGAGTAACGGTAGGTTACTAACCCCACTGCACCGGTTCCCATAACACTCGCAAAGACAGCCGGATTGAAGTTCTTCAGCCTCTCCACGGACATCACCTCACAGCAGTCAGTGTTCATATGATGCTCCTTACATTAGTGTTAGGGCTCCTTAAAAATATTTTGGAAATGGAAAGGAGAGACCCCAGGATTCATATATGTCGGATAAAACCGACATATCAGATATAACCGAAAAGTTTAAATAGTAGTTGGGTGTAGGCATGATTGAAGAAACCTTAGGAGGTGTTTGGAATGGCCTCTGCGAAATCCGGTCTTTGGACGGCTTTGTGTGGGGCTTGTTTGATTTTGATTGATGGTATAGCAGTCTTGGCAACGGGAAACTTCTATGGCTGGCACTACGGAAGCGCAACCGCCGTAGGATGGATCGAAATAATCCTAAGCTTAATAATGATGGGAATAGCCTACTACTACAAGAAGAGCCCTGCGGCAGTGGGCTGGAGCGTAGTGATCCTGGCTTTCATAACGATGCCTTTTGACGGTGGTTTCTGGACCATTGGGGCATGGATAGCAGTCATAGGTGGAGCCATCATAGCCACCGCCAAAAGCTGAATTTCGTTTCAAATTTTCTTTTTATTGCCTTCGTTCATTGTCTCCCTCACCGGGGGTGATAACATGTCAGCGGTTGCAAGGACTGTCATGGCTGGATGGGGAGGAACCCAAGAGGACTGCAAACGCTTCATGGAGATAGTGGGAGCCTTCTTGAGAAGGTGGGGGTATGACGGGACGGATGGTAGGGTCTATGGACTTCTCCTGCTCATGGACAGGCCCGCTACCATAGCAGAGCTATCGAGGGAGCTGGGACTAAGTCGGTCCGCGGTTTCAATGTCCCTAAAGCGACTATCAAGGGATTACCTCATCAGGTACCAGAAGAGGGGAAGGGTGAAATATTTCTCGGCGGTTCCGGCTTTTCTGGAGAAGTTCCTCCAGCAACCGAAGGACATCCTCGAACGTGATGTAATCCCCCTTGAAGATATAGTTAGAAAGATGATCGTAAGGAGCGATGATCCTGCCAGAAAAGCAAACCTTGGGGAAATCCTAAGGGATTTAACGACCCTTGATTGCGTTCTTCGTAAGATAATCAAGCTTGAGTACGAGGCAAAATGCTTGGACATGAAAGAAAACGGGTGAGGAGACTCCTGATTCCATTATCCCGATCTGGTTGAACTCTTCTCCCTCCATTTCGGGGTTCCTTGGAACGTGCTAATTCTCTAGAAGTCCTCGTTATCTGAACCAAAAAACATTTAAGTAATCTCCCTCTTGTTTGAATTGCATAACAAAATTAGGTGGTCCTAATGAACTACCCGGAGCTTGCACTCGTATCTTTTGTTCTCAGCGTCATCTTCTCGATAGGTGGGGTCGGAAGCGCGATAGCGATAGTCCCGACTATGACGTGGCTGGGTATCCCACTGATGACGGCGAAGCCAACCGGTCTCTTCATCAACACACTCTCGATGCTCTCGGCAACGCTCAAGAACCTCAAACACG
Coding sequences within it:
- a CDS encoding radical SAM protein — encoded protein: MDGWTDKDIDSLADVMQDPFPKAMNSPPSQKKENEEGGGNHLSTALTAFKLILGNPLSRALLRPMLKRYEVNGRDLPALYWALSVYAGESLNEPMMIRFQAETLKLLLKLGIKLAHGDEEAVKEALLRDPHIRRGIWVVLEGIAKYGITVPQKLAGPFLVVWNFTNMCNFHCKHCYQRADKPLPSELSLEEKLDLVNQLDRAGVAAVAISGGEPTIHPDFLRIVKELSSRGIHTSVATNGWTFADMENLKKAVDAGIKYVEVSVDSAKPEKHDEFRGIPGAWEHATKALENAVNLGISHGMAVVMDKDTYGEIDDLLDLAESIGVRRVIFFNLVPTGRAEDMLKVDLSPEEREEFMKQVYHQMKKRKLELLTTAPQYARVTLLESQGKNVTPAHFYIGENNAVKTLAEFIGGCGAGRIYSGIEPDGTIVPCVFLPLPVGNIRLKPYKQIWEESNIFNLLRDRDNFTGQCKTCPYRNICGGCRARAYHYTIDLLGDDPGCIINKRLWEDIVRQGKPKGISEISWVDESVVMRGPSLYVPSYYSAVEVTAEKRLSSEYVSQSAEV
- a CDS encoding ArsR family transcriptional regulator, which gives rise to MSAVARTVMAGWGGTQEDCKRFMEIVGAFLRRWGYDGTDGRVYGLLLLMDRPATIAELSRELGLSRSAVSMSLKRLSRDYLIRYQKRGRVKYFSAVPAFLEKFLQQPKDILERDVIPLEDIVRKMIVRSDDPARKANLGEILRDLTTLDCVLRKIIKLEYEAKCLDMKENG
- a CDS encoding GbsR/MarR family transcriptional regulator; translated protein: MPSKGDSKKFIHIVTQLMNRWGYSHTDGKVYAHLLLKDKPTTIAELAEETGLSRSSISTALSRLGRDYIVTYRKEGKTKYFSAVPAFLEKFLQQPREILEHDITPLEGIVKRFMEASPEGEDHFRAIMEDLQRLECVLKNVIELEERGMDCI